A stretch of Malus sylvestris chromosome 11, drMalSylv7.2, whole genome shotgun sequence DNA encodes these proteins:
- the LOC126590346 gene encoding uncharacterized protein LOC126590346: MARQGKDGTAVHSSIALLQERFRQLQRAKEIRQERELLRQILSESDRTCTPATYYEPTGLFLQSGLTVSHNCKPPPHQPQYSMYLQPNLQSKQSSYLKVSDETRDMGNGGSSSVPVMCRTDNFDDSDVDTSLRL, encoded by the coding sequence ATGGCTAGGCAAGGCAAAGATGGCACAGCAGTTCATTCTTCCATTGCCTTATTGCAAGAGAGGTTTCGACAATTGCAGAGAGCAAAGGAGATTAGGCAGGAGAGAGAGCTCTTGAGGCAGATACTTTCTGAATCAGACAGGACTTGTACTCCGGCCACATATTACGAGCCAACTGGGTTGTTTCTCCAATCTGGATTGACAGTTTCTCACAACTGTAAGCCACCACCTCACCAACCCCAGTACTCAATGTACCTCCAACCTAACTTGCAGAGCAAGCAATCTAGTTACCTGAAGGTTTCTGATGAGACTCGGGATATGGGGAACGGAGGTTCAAGTTCAGTTCCAGTCATGTGCAGAACAgacaattttgatgattcagatGTCGACACTTCTCTTCGCCTGTGA